The DNA sequence TTAATGCTTGAGTCCTGAAGCTCTTTATAATTCAGCTTTGATACAGAAATATAGGTATTATACATAAGCTCTTTTTCCTTGGGATCTTGCTCATTACTAATCCGATGCTCTAAGTCTTTTAGATACTCTACTCTGTTAGTAATAACACTTAGTTCTTGGATTAAAACCTCATAAGGGTTTGTTTTTTCTGTATTGTTCAATTCTCTTGTCCTCCTGGATAATTTCATATCTGAAAACCGTTTAAGCGTTCTTTCTCTGTAGTATTACATAAGCCAAGCGTGTTAATGATGTCATTTAACCCGGCTAATATTTTCTGAAACTCTGGCATCCACTTCTCTACCCGAGAGTCGTCCGTCCGATCCGGGGAGTCCATCCATTCTGCAGCCCTCTTCTGCCTCTCCAGGAGTCGATTGTATTCTCTCTTGAGTTCCAATGTCTCTGGCAAGCCCCCTCACCTCTTCCTTCATCCGTTCCCCTGCGTCAACACCCGTCCGGAAAGCATCTGCCCATATTAACTTTTCCCGATTATTTCTAAGCCCTAACCAGGTAATTTTTATTCCGCTCATGTTTCCACCTCATCCCAAGGGCAAGGTATTTGTACTTCGGTTCCCCATTCGTATTTCTCACGGTTTTCCCAACCGTAAATTACTTCCTCCCTGGTGCAGTTGTTATAAAATCTCAATGTTCTTGGACTGAAATTATACTTAAAAGCTTTTCTTTCTCCAGATTCACGGTCTTTCAGGCTGGTAATGATCGCGTCACATTCTCTATCCGGGCTCCATACCCTCTCAACCGCTATGATATTATCGGCCTTATTAGGGATGTTGTTACTGCCGGAAATATCGGTTTTAGTAAGGTTCCCTTCGTCCTTTTTGATCTCGCACTTTTCCTTGTTCGGGTGAGCTACGAGAACTACATGAGCCCTGCCGTTGCCGGCAAAGTCTTTACAGCGTTGGACAAAATTAGCTTGGTCTGAATAAAGGCTGTCTGCATTCTCTTCCAGCTTCGACATCAGGTTATCAATGATAAAAAGTTTCACTCCGTAGCGTTTGGCAGCTAGAGCCATCAACTCAAAGAATTTATCCAGGTCTTTAGCAATTTTCTCTTCCTTCCGATCGAATAGATAAAGTATCCCTTCATGCCATTGTTTAATTTGCTTGACTATTTCCGGCTTTATTTCCCTCTTTATCCTGTACTTTGCCTGAGTCTCTTGCATATGGGCTTGTTTGTTGCCAACTATTTGTTTATAAAGCCAGTCCTGAATTTTAAATTCTGACATTTCCCCGGAATACAAGAAGGTTTTGACTTTCTTCTCAAGGCAGTGAGCGATAATCTGACTTATAAAAGTCGTTTTTCCCTCTCCGTTCCTGCCGAAAACTATAGTCAATTCTCCTTCCTTCCAGTCCTCGACATGGCTGTCATATTCAAAAAAACCTGTCTCAATCCCTGATTCGTTGGCTATTTTGTATTCGACATGAGATAAATCCAAGAGACCGTTCGGTATTTGCTTTGATGCGCTTTCAATGATTTCCAAAACCTTTTCAGGTCCGTATTTGTAAAGGACTTCATTAGCATCTTTCAGGTCTTCGGCGTGAACTACTTTCACATTGTCGAGCCTGCGGGAAATGTTATCGGCCATGTTTATTCCAGCTTTGTCATTATCGGCCCATAAGATGACCTCTCGACCTTTCAGCCAGTCCCAGCAAGTGTCAATCCATGTCAGGCTATTCGCTCCACTGGGGACGCTTGCCACGTTTTTGTATCCACTTTGCCAGATTGCCATTGCGTCCGGCTGGCCCTCTGTAATCACTAAGGGCTTACCATCTTCCACATGCCACATCCCCCAGAGAATTGGCTCGGTATTCTTTTCACAACCGCCTTTTAATCCGCCCTGCTTTATTTCCCGATATGTCACATGCTTCAGGGTGTTATCTTGAAAATACTGAAAAACATATACATTGACGCCGTTCCAGGTTGATTCCTTAACTCTCCATGCATCCAAGGTTTGTTTCGTTATCTTACGGACCGCCATCAAGTCAATCGCTGCTTTTGATAATTCCCGCATCTTAATTTGCGGAAGAATGTATTGCTTTTTAGTGGCTCGGTTAGGCTCTAGGGTAAAGCCTATCATGTCGGCAACCCTCTCTTTTGCTTCGATGAAACTTAAATTTTCGAACTTCGTTAGGTAATCGTAAATATCGATCTTTCCGCCGCAAGCATGGCACCTCCACATTAGACCGTCTTTAAACCATGACATAGAGGGGTTCTTATCGGGATGTAGCGGGCACAGGATCAATTCCGTTTTGTTTGGCTTAATATTTAATCCCGATAAAATAATATCTCTGGCTCGTTGCCCTAATGATTCCTTGAGTTCTGTACTGTCCATCAGTAATCATCCCGTCTGATTATTTTTTCAGGATTAGCCACCGTCACCCCAAAGGGACCGTTATATTGATTTTCTGGCCCGTCTCTCTCCTCATAATTCCCATCTAAGAAATCCTTATAGCCAGAATTGAAAAATGTTGAGCCATATTGCCAATGTTGCCAGCTTGGCTTTGCTTTTTTATAACGGTCAATGCATCTTGCAATAATCTCAATTCCTAGTTTTTCGATGCTATCTTTGGTTGAATCCCTAATTTGCCCCTTTCCCCTCTTAAGGGGATACTTCTTCCATACCTCATCGAAGACAGGGAATGAACGCTCCTCCTTATTCTTCTTGGTCCTATAAGATCTTTTTGACGGCTCATTTGTTTTTGCTTCTAAGACTGGTTCCTCAAAAAGATCCTGCCCGGAATTATGGGGTGCACTCTCACCGGCGAAAAAATTTTCGCCTAATATATTTTCTTTAGAGTTTTCTTTATTTCTTTCTTGGTGGGTAGTTTCACCCATAGATCCTTGGGTGATTTCACCCATGTTTAGGGGGTGATTTTGCCCATGGTCTATTTCACCCAGGGCAGTTTCACCCAGGGTGATTTCACCCATGTTTGTTTTGTCCGGCAATAATATCCATCCATCATAGTTTTTGTTGAATGAAATTACTCGTTTGGTTTTATTAATGGTTTGGATAATAATTTTTCTCTCTTCTAATCTTTTTAGTTCCCGCCGAATGTTTCTAATATCGAAACCGGTTGCATTTCCAAGGAAGGTTAAAGACATATTATGTTCTTTCCTACCAAACCCATAGGTATAGCGCCAAATCACAAAAATAAGGCTGTATTGGGTAGGACTTAGCCTCAATTTAGCAATGTGTTCCAATATTTCGTTTGCTATTCTTGTGTATCCGTTTTCAACTTGAACATCCGCAGCCATTTGAGCACTCCTACCCCTTCTACTTAGATATTTATGCATTACCACATTATCATCAGTTCCAAAGGCTCATGTTCTGGTTTATTCTTGGTCGTGATATCAAGATTTAATAATCGTGAAAATAATCGCAAGAATTTCTCTTTCTCCATGGAGATTGAATGTCCATTTTTATCTGATTCAAATAGATTAAAATAGAGCTCTCCGGAATCCTCATGGACACTTAAAACTTTATTGCCATCTTTATTTGCTATCTCAATTTTAAGTAAGCCTTTCATAAGTGTGGACTTTTCATTCTTTACTGATAATTCGCAGGTGCAGGGTTCAAGATTTTCTTTCCAGCTGATTATTGTATTTTTGTATAGGGATCTTACCCCTAAGCGAACTAACTCTTTCTGACACAGTGGGCATTTTGTTGGGACCGGCTTTGCGGATAAAACCACAAAGCCGTAGTCCTCTATTTCGCCCGTAGTAAGAAATGCCGGGGTATCGATCATTTCTTTCCTTGATAAAACTCTTATAGTGTTCATACTGAATAGGCTACACTAAACTGGACAGTTTTCTTAAGGTCTTGTAAATTAAAAGTAATAATCAAAGGAGCAAAAGACAATGACCAAAAGAGAACGAAGATCTTTTACCGATGAATTCAAGAATCAAATGGTTCAGTTATATCTGAACGGCAAACCGAGAGCCGAAATTCTGAAGGAATATGATATAGGTGGTTCAACCTTTGACAGATGGACGAAACAACATGAGAAAACAGGTTCATTTCGTGAAAAAGATAATCTTAGTGATGAACAGAAAGAACTCATAAAACTTCGCAAAGAAAACCAGCGCTTGTTGATGGAAAATGATATTTTAAAGCAAGCCGCGCTGATCATGGGACGAAAGTAGACGTGATAAGGCAAAATGCCCACAAATACTCGGTATCAGCAATGTGTAAAGTCCTACAAGTGAATCGCAGTAGTTATTACTACAAATCAACCTATCAGGAAGTTGAAGACGATGTTGAGCAGCACGTTATCGAGATTTTTGAATCAAATCAACGGGTCTATGGTACCAGAAAGATTAAGATTGAGCTTCAAAAGAAGAATTTAACAGTCTCTCGTCGCCGAATCGGTCGATTGATGAAGAAAAATGGCTTAGTTTCAACATACACAGTAGCTCAATATAAGCCATTCAAAACCAAATGCAACGAAGCTGAAATCAAGAATGAATTGAATCGGGAATTTGAAAAAGCGGTGCCATTGGAGACCGTTGTTAGCGACCTGACATATGTTCGAGTAGGAACCAAATGGCATTATATCTGCCTTCTCGTTGATTTATTTAATCGGGAGATAATTGGACAGAGCTGTGGCAAAGCGAAAGACGCTGCCCTGGTATATCGGGCTTTTGCTAGCGTGAAGTCCAATCTACATAATATTAGGATGTTTCATACAGACCGTGGCAGCGAGTTTAAAAACCAGCTAATTGATGAAGTAATTTCAACCTTTAATATTCAGCGTTCTTTGAGTATGAAGGGCTGTCCTTATGATAACGCCGTATCCGAGGCTACCTTCAAACTAGTTAAGACAGAGTTTGTGAAAAACCGACGCTTTGTATCACTGGAACACCTAGAGAATGAATTGAAGTCTTATATTAAGTGGTTCAATGAAAAGCGAATTCATTCAACACTAGGCTACCTTAGTCCTCTGGAGTATAAAACCATTTACCTTAACAAATCTGTCTAGTTTACTGTTGACAATCCATACTGCTACTTTCCCTCTCCTGCGCTTACGTTCGCTTCTGACTCCATCTATATGGCCTAATAGATATAGTGCTAAGCTTAATGTAAATAAATCAGAATACTGGGCCTGAAGCTGTCCGACAGTGCGCTGGATATCATTAAGTGGGTAAATACCAAGATTCACATTATTAAAAATCTTCATGAAATCATCAGATTTTTCATCTGGCACGATATTTTTTGGTTGCATAATTAACCTCTCCCTTTTTTTAGGTTTACAAATCTTTACCTTGTTATAATTTTAAATGAAATATTTTTTGCGGGTATTAACTGTTGTGGTGAATAGTTAATGCTTTTTTATTTGAATTCAATTGCTTCAGTTCCATTTAAAGTATTTAAGATAAACTGCATTCCATCCTGAAAACCTTTGTGATAAGTAATATCAATCGTAGCCGTTTCCAGTGTGGTAATGGCGTCGCTTATATCGTTATGGTCATTATTTTTTACTGCTACCTCAAGCTCCTTAAGTCCATCGTTATATAACTCATTCTTCTGTCTAAGGCCATAAATCTCCGTGTAGATTTTATCCTGGTTAAAACTCAACATAGTGAAACCCCTTTCTTTTTAAAACATTCACAAAATATGGTACTTATCTCATAGGTTCCCCGATATCATCGGGTAAGCTTAATCACTTTACCGACTTAATCCATTTCGGCTTTCTTTTATGAGGTTTTACCGGAATTGTTTTGCTTGTGTCTGGGTCGAATAAGACCTCTTTGCCATTTATATTGAGCAGCTGTTTTGGCTTAATTCCAAAGCATTCCTCAATAATGCTTTTAGCGGCTTCCTCTTCATATGCATGCGACATTAAGGACATTTTTTCTACAAGGTAAAAGCTCGTAAGCAAATTGTCATAATCCCAAAGAAATTCAAATGGTTCTTTAATGACCGGCCCGTTTTCTTTAAGTGACCCAATAACACTGAAATAGTCTTTCCATTCGTGTTTACCGTTGTATTTCTTTGTGATCGGGAAGAATTGAACAAACCTATCGACACTAACCCCCTCCAACAGAAGGCTATCTGTCATGACAAGATTAAGCTTCTGTTGCTGATCAAATTTTTTCGTACACATATCGGCAACTATGAATTTAGCCAGATAATAAAAGGCTTTAAGTTTTTTATTATCTGATAAAAGCGTTTTTTCTGCACAGAGCCTTAAATTTTTAAGATAAATATGTGTTAGATTAGGCTTTTCCTTCTTAACAGATTGGATCATGGTTAGATTTGGCATGTTTATTCCTTTCTTTTATCATTCCGGTATAAATGCTGTTACCGGGACATGTAAGACATTACAAATCTGAATATAGTCCTCAGAAAAGATTTTTCTGCGACCGGTCATCATTGCGCTGAATTGCTTTTCTGTGTACCCGGCCTTATCAGCAACATGTTTTTGTTTGAGCCCATTATTTCTCAAATAATTTTGAATTCTTTCGTATACCTTCATAGTTACACACCCTCCTCTTTCTTTTTATTTTCCCTTCATGGTTTGAAATAACGCCTGTCGCCCCCTCTCGCTGCTAAGCCACTCTCGAAGTGCTTCACGTGGAAACTTAACCGTTTTAGGGCCGAACCACAAGGCAGGGAATCCGGTTTTAGGAACGGTATGAGCTAACTGATATAGTCGATCTCTGCCGATTCCAAATTCCTGGGACGCTTGTTTTACAGTTAAGAGCGTCTCTGGCCTTTTCTGATTAGGAAAGTCCATTATCTTTGCAGGCTCCAAAGCTACGCCTCCTCTCTATCAGTAATTTATTTTTTTACCTCGCTTTGTTCTCAATTTGGTTAAGTACAGAATTTATTGAATTATTGAGGTCTACACTGCATTCTTATGAAATTCATCCGTAACCATAGTAACGCCATCTGGTAAAAAAATATACTCCCTCCAATTAAGACTATTTTCATCACAATACCTAATCAGTTCCCCAAAGAACAATGCTCCAGCTCCTTCGTTGTGTGTTAAAATCTTAGATAATTGAGCCCTATTGATTCTTAGAACATCGGAAAATTTAGTTTTATTGCCTTGAAACTTTTGTTCAAGATGTTTTTGTACAGCTTCAATATTTGCTCTCACATCTCCGCCTCCTCGTTATTTCATTTACGATAATATGGTAACACTTTCAAATAATATCGTCAATAGGGTAACGTTACTGAGGTAGCGAAAATATATTTACACGAACCCATATAAGTGTTATTATATTTACGAAAGAGAGTGTGTTTAATGTGTTTGATAAAGAAAAGTTCAAAAATCTATTAGAGAAAGCGCGTGGAGATAGATCGAATGAAGATTATTCTCGCGATAGCGGAGTTTCTCGTGCTTATATTTCTAATTTCTTGAACCTAAAAAGAGATATTCCGCCAACTCCTGATATTTTAAAAAAGTTGGCTGAAACAGCCTACGGAAATGTAACATATAGAGATTTTATGGATGCTGCAGGATATCTAAATTTAGATGAGGTAAATAAAGAAATTATTACATTAGAAACAAAATTAAAAGAAATTTATGAAATAATTTGTGTTAAGAGAAAAGAATCTGAAGTATTACGCCAAAACATCCAAGATCTTGAAAATAACGCAGGAACTATAAATCAACAAGAGTTAATCATGCATATTGATATTTGGCAAAAACAGATTGAACAATTAGAACAAGAGTTTTATTCAATAACTTGCCAGTTAGATCAGTATAAGGAAATTCGAATTGATATTATCGATATAAACTCAGAAAGCTGTTCTAAAGAAGGGGTTGTTACATCTTCCAATTCAGATATACGTGAAATCGCAAGAGCCGGTAACAACATGACCTCCGATGAAGCAGCTGAGCTTAGAAAATTTGCTGAAAGGTTATTCCCAGATGCATTCAAAAAAAATTCCTGATAAACTAAGATATAATCGAACGTTAAGTATTGCACAGAAGTTTATACTTGAACAAAATATAAATAGATTACCTGTAGATCCATTTAAATTAACAGCAAGAATTGATTTACCGATAGTTTCAGCATCAGAATACGCAATGGCTATGAATTGTTCTTTTCAACATGTTATTAGGGATATCATTAAGAGTAATGATGGTACAGCAAAATGCGTAGATAACATGCAGTTTATTATTTATAACGAAAGAGTGGCGAGTAAAGGACGAATAAGATGGACGTTACTGCATGAAATTGGGCATGTTCGGCTAGGTCATTTAATTGACTTTGAAGAGACCAGAGTTCAAAGGGCAGGCTTAACAAAAACCGAATATGAAGTATTAGAAAAAGAGGCAGACTGTTTCGCTTCTCGAGTTTTGGCTCCTCCGATAGTATTAGAGGCTCTTAAAGTTGATAATGCCACAAGGTTAATAACATTATGTGGCCTATCAAGATTAGCAGCAGAAAATAGATATAAAGATTTTTCTGCCAAGTTAAATAAAAGAAGATTTCCTGACCTTCTTGAAATAAAAATCGAAAGAAATTTCCATGATTTCATCCACAAAAAATATTGCGTAATATGCGGTCATTCATTTGTTATCGAAAATGCCAAGTATTGCCCGATCTGCGGGAAGAAAAGGGTCTATTGGGGGGATGGAAAGATGATTTATTCAGGTTATGAATTAGATGATAAAAGTAAAGCCAAGGTTTGTCCGAGATGTGAAAATGAGGAAACATCTCTTGATGGAGAGCATTGTATTATCTGTGGGAGTCATTTAGTAAATAGATGTACAAATGATGATAATGAAAATAATCATAGTTATGAGCCTTGTGGTATTCTTTTACCCGGTAATGCAAGATATTGTTATAAATGCGGTAGTCAATCCACGTTTCTCAGTAATAAAATTTTAAGACGGTGGAGTGAATCACAAGCCGATGAGCAAGTAGCATCAACTCATGATAACTTCGGGGATATCCCGTTTTAAACTTCCCGAAAACAAAAATAAGGCCGTCCGATCGGGACAACCTTATCTATTTCAAGTCATAAAAGAAATTTGTTTATTTCTTTAACTAGATCTCCGAGAATAAGATTTTATTAAAAAATATTTTAATAACAACACCCGGTAGCGAATCTTATTAAAGAAAATAGGCAAAAATTTTAATAATGCTTTAATTTAAGTGTTACTATTAAAGTTTTTAAGGTCAGGAGTAATCTTATGAAATTAAAAGAACGTGCCGGACAATATATTTATCAATCATCAGGATATTCTGCTTATATCCCTAACCCACTACCTCCAAATCATCCCATCGAATACAACACTGAATTAATAAACCTTTTATCATCAGCTGATAGAAAACTAGGTAGGCTTGACGGAATTACCCAAACTTTACCTAACCCTGATCTATTTGTAGCAATGTATGTAAAAAAAGAAGCAGTTTTAAGCTCTCAAATTGAAGGAACACAAGCGTCCTTAATAGATGTCCTCGATGAAGAAGATAACATAGAAAAAGAAAAAAGCGTTGAAGAAGTTGTGAATTATATCGCATCTATGAATTATGGACTTGAGCGAT is a window from the Dehalobacter sp. DCA genome containing:
- a CDS encoding helix-turn-helix transcriptional regulator, which encodes MEPAKIMDFPNQKRPETLLTVKQASQEFGIGRDRLYQLAHTVPKTGFPALWFGPKTVKFPREALREWLSSERGRQALFQTMKGK
- a CDS encoding replication protein — protein: MAADVQVENGYTRIANEILEHIAKLRLSPTQYSLIFVIWRYTYGFGRKEHNMSLTFLGNATGFDIRNIRRELKRLEERKIIIQTINKTKRVISFNKNYDGWILLPDKTNMGEITLGETALGEIDHGQNHPLNMGEITQGSMGETTHQERNKENSKENILGENFFAGESAPHNSGQDLFEEPVLEAKTNEPSKRSYRTKKNKEERSFPVFDEVWKKYPLKRGKGQIRDSTKDSIEKLGIEIIARCIDRYKKAKPSWQHWQYGSTFFNSGYKDFLDGNYEERDGPENQYNGPFGVTVANPEKIIRRDDY
- a CDS encoding ImmA/IrrE family metallo-endopeptidase; the encoded protein is MKQLSLENLLKGYSQMHSKKIPDKLRYNRTLSIAQKFILEQNINRLPVDPFKLTARIDLPIVSASEYAMAMNCSFQHVIRDIIKSNDGTAKCVDNMQFIIYNERVASKGRIRWTLLHEIGHVRLGHLIDFEETRVQRAGLTKTEYEVLEKEADCFASRVLAPPIVLEALKVDNATRLITLCGLSRLAAENRYKDFSAKLNKRRFPDLLEIKIERNFHDFIHKKYCVICGHSFVIENAKYCPICGKKRVYWGDGKMIYSGYELDDKSKAKVCPRCENEETSLDGEHCIICGSHLVNRCTNDDNENNHSYEPCGILLPGNARYCYKCGSQSTFLSNKILRRWSESQADEQVASTHDNFGDIPF
- a CDS encoding IS3 family transposase (programmed frameshift), with the protein product MTKRERRSFTDEFKNQMVQLYLNGKPRAEILKEYDIGGSTFDRWTKQHEKTGSFREKDNLSDEQKELIKLRKENQRLLMENDIFKASRADHGTKVDVIRQNAHKYSVSAMCKVLQVNRSSYYYKSTYQEVEDDVEQHVIEIFESNQRVYGTRKIKIELQKKNLTVSRRRIGRLMKKNGLVSTYTVAQYKPFKTKCNEAEIKNELNREFEKAVPLETVVSDLTYVRVGTKWHYICLLVDLFNREIIGQSCGKAKDAALVYRAFASVKSNLHNIRMFHTDRGSEFKNQLIDEVISTFNIQRSLSMKGCPYDNAVSEATFKLVKTEFVKNRRFVSLEHLENELKSYIKWFNEKRIHSTLGYLSPLEYKTIYLNKSV
- a CDS encoding DnaB-like helicase C-terminal domain-containing protein; amino-acid sequence: MDSTELKESLGQRARDIILSGLNIKPNKTELILCPLHPDKNPSMSWFKDGLMWRCHACGGKIDIYDYLTKFENLSFIEAKERVADMIGFTLEPNRATKKQYILPQIKMRELSKAAIDLMAVRKITKQTLDAWRVKESTWNGVNVYVFQYFQDNTLKHVTYREIKQGGLKGGCEKNTEPILWGMWHVEDGKPLVITEGQPDAMAIWQSGYKNVASVPSGANSLTWIDTCWDWLKGREVILWADNDKAGINMADNISRRLDNVKVVHAEDLKDANEVLYKYGPEKVLEIIESASKQIPNGLLDLSHVEYKIANESGIETGFFEYDSHVEDWKEGELTIVFGRNGEGKTTFISQIIAHCLEKKVKTFLYSGEMSEFKIQDWLYKQIVGNKQAHMQETQAKYRIKREIKPEIVKQIKQWHEGILYLFDRKEEKIAKDLDKFFELMALAAKRYGVKLFIIDNLMSKLEENADSLYSDQANFVQRCKDFAGNGRAHVVLVAHPNKEKCEIKKDEGNLTKTDISGSNNIPNKADNIIAVERVWSPDRECDAIITSLKDRESGERKAFKYNFSPRTLRFYNNCTREEVIYGWENREKYEWGTEVQIPCPWDEVET
- a CDS encoding helix-turn-helix domain-containing protein; this translates as MKVYERIQNYLRNNGLKQKHVADKAGYTEKQFSAMMTGRRKIFSEDYIQICNVLHVPVTAFIPE
- a CDS encoding transcriptional regulator — its product is MFDKEKFKNLLEKARGDRSNEDYSRDSGVSRAYISNFLNLKRDIPPTPDILKKLAETAYGNVTYRDFMDAAGYLNLDEVNKEIITLETKLKEIYEIICVKRKESEVLRQNIQDLENNAGTINQQELIMHIDIWQKQIEQLEQEFYSITCQLDQYKEIRIDIIDINSESCSKEGVVTSSNSDIREIARAGNNMTSDEAAELRKFAERLFPDAFKKNS